One region of Persicobacter psychrovividus genomic DNA includes:
- a CDS encoding leucine-rich repeat domain-containing protein: MPRIIGNKIWMIALLALSACTLKSKEEKMIEILNDLQQKYSDGYNPFYLIHKNGQYTIDFRRAKEDISNWNDILSDIDKKKVSALRFSNHPEALQDLASLSEYPSLTGLSIGSCNLSHIPKEVLEIPHLKELFLDGNPIQEFPIEIIQRLPQLTRLSFDETPIKVIPPEIAQLTQLKDLFLDKLQIKSLPAEIGQLTNLETLTLRETPIKTLPDELCKLKNLKILELNRSKIEALPENIGAVNLKEINLRETKQLTALPESFADLPLEYLYLDDSGIKKFPKRIGDMPTLRLVYLEGLGLEDKDFPVDILNNPNIERLVLRNNKLTSLPPNIGNLKKLDGLYLRQNAITHLPDEIGQCTKITSLDLQSNSLSSLPMSICNIERLESFYIQYNPLEWLPACIDDIWERSQSRYSYNPNCERR; encoded by the coding sequence ATGCCTCGGATTATTGGAAATAAAATATGGATGATTGCGCTATTGGCTTTATCTGCTTGCACTCTTAAAAGTAAAGAAGAAAAAATGATTGAAATTCTTAATGATCTCCAACAAAAATATAGCGATGGGTATAATCCATTTTATCTTATTCATAAAAATGGTCAATATACTATTGATTTTCGGCGAGCTAAAGAAGACATCTCCAATTGGAATGATATCCTATCTGACATTGACAAAAAAAAAGTTAGCGCTTTACGATTTTCGAATCACCCCGAAGCACTTCAAGATTTAGCTTCGCTTTCAGAATATCCTTCGTTAACGGGTTTAAGCATTGGGTCATGTAATTTATCTCACATTCCTAAGGAAGTATTAGAAATTCCTCATTTAAAAGAGCTTTTTTTGGATGGAAATCCTATTCAGGAATTTCCAATAGAAATCATTCAGCGCCTTCCACAATTAACAAGGCTAAGTTTTGACGAAACACCGATCAAAGTCATCCCACCAGAAATTGCACAATTAACCCAATTGAAAGACTTGTTTCTGGATAAATTACAGATCAAAAGCCTGCCAGCGGAAATTGGACAATTGACAAATTTAGAAACATTAACCCTACGTGAAACGCCAATCAAAACCTTACCTGATGAGCTCTGCAAGCTCAAAAACCTAAAAATATTAGAGCTAAACAGAAGTAAAATTGAGGCATTACCCGAAAATATTGGGGCAGTAAACTTGAAAGAGATAAATCTTCGAGAAACCAAACAGCTAACCGCTTTACCGGAAAGCTTTGCGGACCTTCCTTTAGAATACTTGTACTTAGACGATAGTGGCATCAAAAAATTTCCCAAGCGAATAGGTGATATGCCTACTTTAAGGTTGGTTTACCTCGAAGGCTTAGGTTTGGAAGATAAAGATTTCCCCGTTGATATACTGAATAACCCTAATATTGAGAGGTTGGTATTAAGAAATAATAAGTTAACATCCCTACCTCCTAATATTGGCAACCTCAAGAAGTTAGATGGTTTGTATCTCCGACAGAACGCCATTACCCACCTTCCCGATGAGATCGGTCAATGTACTAAAATTACCAGCTTAGACTTACAAAGTAACAGCCTGAGCAGTTTGCCAATGAGTATTTGCAATATTGAACGTTTGGAAAGTTTTTATATTCAATACAATCCCCTCGAATGGCTTCCAGCCTGCATAGACGACATTTGGGAAAGAAGTCAAAGTCGCTATAGTTACAACCCCAATTGCGAGCGCAGGTGA
- a CDS encoding WG repeat-containing protein: protein MNRYLFFLIFCINMITNAMAQKLNPSVYRSESKYLANFERADDVLVPYRVGELFGYMNKDKELVIEPQWQDAFPFRHGVAAVGKHFYKKGAYEVDTTTLYALINTQGELLTDYSYWQIMPADDNHLAEALHISGYWGALNTKGEEQIPMGFKEIYYQQTGIYKVKYDGKAGFIDKNAKVVFPIEYDDVSLCRDLDSYMVEKEGKQAYYDADFKPITGFDYKANRLDAGFMFGMARVHKGDQTMIINKKGEVLVNITEMGYESCSILAHDFISIDLAHPDPKDFIDQYKRFTGMMRASTKELIVDPKEMGYYSISTLYTEDVAPPLFIFINTDYMLGDSRRRIGLMDTEGKIILPADYYLIRSTYANNGIFLLDGEKGGVSSYLFNSITLKRTEPIPGWLFRLSMPFNTGLILLSYLVKHKDKEYYGLVDLEGKVIIPPKYDRFKGFDEQYFATEGIYHVVHHDQNFILMLLAMNTKGKNDKVSSYLQSSCSNK from the coding sequence ATGAATCGCTACCTATTTTTCCTTATTTTTTGTATCAATATGATCACCAATGCTATGGCGCAAAAGCTGAATCCTTCAGTTTACCGTTCGGAATCCAAATACCTTGCAAATTTTGAACGGGCCGATGATGTCTTGGTGCCTTACCGTGTAGGCGAGCTGTTTGGTTATATGAATAAAGATAAGGAACTTGTGATTGAACCCCAATGGCAGGATGCCTTTCCCTTCCGACATGGAGTAGCGGCCGTAGGCAAACATTTCTATAAAAAAGGAGCATACGAGGTCGATACCACTACCCTGTATGCGCTGATCAATACCCAAGGGGAACTTTTAACAGATTATAGTTATTGGCAGATTATGCCAGCGGATGACAATCATTTGGCGGAAGCATTGCATATCAGTGGCTATTGGGGCGCCCTGAACACCAAGGGGGAAGAGCAGATTCCGATGGGTTTTAAAGAAATATATTATCAACAAACCGGTATTTACAAAGTCAAATACGATGGTAAGGCGGGCTTCATTGATAAAAATGCCAAGGTGGTTTTCCCTATTGAATATGATGATGTATCGCTTTGCCGTGATTTGGATAGCTATATGGTTGAAAAAGAAGGCAAACAAGCCTATTATGATGCGGACTTTAAGCCTATCACGGGCTTTGACTATAAGGCCAATCGCTTAGATGCCGGCTTTATGTTTGGCATGGCACGTGTGCATAAAGGAGATCAAACTATGATCATCAATAAAAAAGGGGAGGTGTTGGTTAATATCACCGAAATGGGTTATGAGAGCTGCTCGATTTTAGCCCATGATTTCATTTCTATTGATTTAGCGCATCCTGATCCAAAAGATTTTATTGATCAGTATAAGAGGTTTACCGGAATGATGAGGGCATCTACCAAGGAGCTTATTGTTGACCCTAAAGAAATGGGATATTACTCTATTTCGACATTATATACCGAAGATGTAGCTCCTCCTCTTTTCATTTTCATTAATACCGATTATATGTTGGGTGATTCTCGTAGAAGAATTGGACTTATGGATACTGAAGGGAAGATTATCCTTCCTGCGGACTATTATTTAATTAGATCTACTTATGCAAATAATGGTATATTTTTATTAGATGGTGAAAAAGGAGGAGTATCATCTTATTTATTTAATAGTATTACTTTAAAAAGAACAGAACCAATACCTGGTTGGTTGTTTAGGTTGTCAATGCCCTTTAATACTGGTTTAATTTTACTTAGTTATCTGGTAAAACATAAAGACAAGGAATATTATGGATTAGTGGATCTTGAGGGAAAGGTAATTATACCTCCCAAATATGATCGTTTTAAAGGCTTTGATGAACAATATTTTGCAACAGAAGGCATTTACCATGTGGTACACCATGATCAAAATTTTATATTGATGCTTTTGGCTATGAATACAAAAGGTAAGAACGATAAAGTAAGCTCTTATTTACAAAGCTCTTGTTCAAACAAATGA
- a CDS encoding leucine-rich repeat domain-containing protein, translating into MPPIIGNKILILLLLALCACTAKSPEKIKEEKMIEILNELQQKYGDGYNSIYHLNETGKYYIEFSRVKDDISNWNEILSGIDKNKVRFFDFDNHPEALHDLASLSEYPSLTGLSIGFCNLSHIPEKILAIPQLKELFLDGNPIQEFPMEIIQHLPQLTRLSFDETPIKVIPPEIGQLTHLKDLYLNKLQINSLPAEIGQLANLETLTLQETPMKTLPDELCKLKKLERLELDKSKIEALPENIGAVNLKRIDLWNTKHLTALPESFADLPLETLYLVNSGVKKFPKRIGHMPTLRLVYLEGLGLEDKDFPVELLNNPNIERLVLRNNKLTVLPPNIGNLKKLDELYLRQNAITHLPDEIGQCTKITTLDLQSNSLSSLPMSICNIERLDDFYIQYNPLEWLPACIDDIWVGRGRYDYIPNCERR; encoded by the coding sequence ATGCCTCCGATTATTGGAAATAAAATATTAATACTCTTGCTTTTGGCTTTATGTGCCTGTACCGCTAAAAGTCCTGAAAAAATCAAAGAAGAAAAAATGATTGAAATTCTTAATGAGCTCCAACAAAAATATGGCGATGGATATAATTCAATTTATCACCTTAATGAAACTGGAAAATATTATATTGAATTTAGCCGAGTGAAGGATGACATCTCAAATTGGAACGAAATTCTTTCGGGTATTGATAAAAATAAAGTCAGATTTTTTGATTTTGATAATCATCCCGAAGCACTTCACGATTTAGCTTCGCTCTCAGAATACCCTTCGTTAACAGGTTTAAGTATTGGGTTTTGTAATTTATCTCATATTCCGGAAAAGATATTAGCCATCCCCCAATTGAAAGAGCTTTTTTTGGATGGTAATCCTATTCAGGAATTTCCAATGGAAATCATTCAGCACCTTCCACAATTAACAAGGCTAAGTTTTGACGAAACACCCATCAAGGTCATCCCACCGGAAATTGGACAATTAACCCACTTGAAGGACTTGTATCTAAATAAATTACAGATCAATAGCCTGCCAGCGGAAATTGGACAATTGGCAAATTTGGAAACATTAACCTTACAAGAAACGCCTATGAAAACTTTACCTGATGAGCTTTGCAAGCTCAAAAAACTGGAAAGATTAGAGCTGGACAAGAGTAAAATTGAGGCTTTGCCTGAAAATATAGGAGCAGTAAACCTGAAAAGGATAGATCTTTGGAATACAAAGCATTTGACTGCTTTGCCCGAAAGCTTTGCGGATCTTCCATTAGAAACTTTATACTTAGTGAATAGTGGCGTTAAAAAATTTCCCAAGCGAATAGGTCATATGCCTACTTTAAGGTTGGTTTACCTCGAAGGCTTGGGGTTGGAAGACAAAGATTTCCCCGTTGAGCTATTGAATAATCCCAATATCGAGAGGTTGGTATTAAGAAATAATAAACTAACGGTTTTACCTCCCAATATCGGTAATCTAAAGAAGTTAGATGAATTATATCTGCGACAAAACGCCATTACCCACCTTCCCGATGAGATCGGTCAATGTACTAAAATTACCACCTTAGACTTACAAAGTAACAGTCTGAGCAGTTTACCGATGAGCATCTGCAATATTGAACGATTGGATGATTTTTATATTCAATACAATCCCCTCGAATGGCTTCCAGCTTGCATAGACGACATTTGGGTAGGAAGAGGGCGCTATGATTACATTCCCAATTGTGAGCGCAGGTGA
- a CDS encoding WG repeat-containing protein codes for MVEKDGKQAYYDADFKPITGFDYKANRLDAGFMFGMARVHKGDQTMIINKKGEVLVNITEMGYESCSILAHDFISIDLAHPDPKDFIDQYKRFTGMMRASTKELIVDPKEMGYYSISTLYTEDVAPPLFIFINTDYMLGDSRRRIGLMDTEGKIILPADYYLIRSTYANNGIFLLDGEKGGVSSYLFNSITLKRTEPIPGWLFRLSMPFNTGLILLSYLVKHKDKEYYGLVDLEGKVIIPPKYDRFKGFDEQYFATEGIYHVVHHDQKFYIDAFGYEYKR; via the coding sequence ATGGTTGAAAAAGACGGCAAACAAGCCTATTATGATGCGGACTTTAAGCCTATCACGGGCTTTGACTATAAGGCCAATCGCTTAGATGCCGGCTTTATGTTTGGCATGGCACGTGTGCATAAAGGAGATCAAACTATGATCATCAATAAAAAAGGGGAGGTGTTGGTTAATATCACCGAAATGGGTTATGAGAGCTGCTCGATTTTAGCCCATGATTTCATTTCTATTGATTTAGCGCATCCTGATCCAAAAGATTTTATTGATCAGTATAAGAGGTTTACCGGAATGATGAGGGCATCTACCAAGGAGCTTATTGTTGACCCTAAAGAAATGGGATATTACTCTATTTCGACATTATATACCGAAGATGTAGCTCCTCCTCTTTTCATTTTCATTAATACCGATTATATGTTGGGTGATTCTCGTAGAAGAATTGGACTTATGGATACTGAAGGGAAGATTATCCTTCCTGCGGACTATTATTTAATTAGATCTACTTATGCAAATAATGGTATATTTTTATTAGATGGTGAAAAAGGAGGAGTATCATCTTATTTATTTAATAGTATTACTTTAAAAAGAACAGAACCAATACCTGGTTGGTTGTTTAGGTTGTCAATGCCCTTTAATACTGGTTTAATTTTACTTAGTTATCTGGTAAAACATAAAGACAAGGAATATTATGGATTAGTGGATCTTGAGGGAAAGGTAATTATACCTCCCAAATATGATCGTTTTAAAGGCTTTGATGAACAATATTTTGCAACAGAAGGCATTTACCATGTGGTACACCATGATCAAAAATTTTATATTGATGCTTTTGGCTATGAATACAAAAGGTAA
- the istB gene encoding IS21-like element helper ATPase IstB, whose translation MYSLIEKQLSELSFKGMSLQWETLRQSKQLHELSLTDGLNLLLQAEADHRQTNREKRLIRTANFRYQASVAELHFDTNRGLDKGQVMQLATGEYIGKGQSVLVTGATGCGKSFVASALGYQACTQGNSTLYFNFKKLMASLKVARIDGTIAKLFVKLAKADLLIIDDFGLQKLDAQQQQDLMEVIEDRHARKSTIIISQMPVSDWYEIINERTIADAILDRLVHTSHRIELKGESRRKLS comes from the coding sequence ATGTATTCATTAATCGAAAAACAGCTATCAGAGCTTTCATTCAAAGGAATGAGCCTGCAGTGGGAGACGCTCAGGCAAAGCAAACAGCTTCATGAATTGAGCCTTACCGACGGGCTGAACCTGCTGCTTCAGGCAGAAGCAGACCACCGGCAGACCAACAGGGAAAAACGCCTGATAAGGACAGCTAACTTTCGCTACCAGGCCAGTGTTGCCGAGCTACACTTTGATACCAACAGAGGGCTTGACAAGGGGCAGGTTATGCAACTGGCTACCGGAGAGTACATTGGAAAAGGACAATCCGTACTTGTAACTGGAGCCACCGGATGTGGTAAAAGTTTTGTTGCCTCAGCGTTGGGCTATCAGGCATGTACCCAAGGAAATAGCACCCTCTATTTTAACTTCAAAAAGCTGATGGCCAGTCTGAAGGTTGCCCGAATAGACGGTACGATTGCCAAATTATTTGTCAAACTTGCCAAAGCCGACCTGCTCATAATCGATGACTTTGGTCTGCAAAAACTCGACGCACAACAGCAACAAGACCTAATGGAGGTGATTGAAGACCGACATGCTCGAAAGTCCACCATTATCATCAGCCAGATGCCCGTAAGCGACTGGTATGAGATCATCAACGAACGCACCATCGCCGATGCTATTTTGGACCGTTTGGTACATACCTCCCACAGAATAGAATTAAAAGGCGAAAGTAGGAGAAAATTAAGTTAA
- the istA gene encoding IS21 family transposase translates to MSKLRQIIRMLHQGRSQKSIHLSTRVSINTIKAYRRKLKKSGKPIDYFLSQDELSLSKFFSSGDPAYKDIRYEQMKELLPSLSQELGKKGVTKGLLWQEYIEGHPDGYKYSQFCFHLRRYMRQKHPNLPLDHLPADKLYIDYAGATLPYIDAETGEVINCQVFVACLPYSDYCFAMAVPSQTTDDFIFALKCCLEHLGGVPKALVPDNLKAAVVQTNRYEPKINRVLEDFANHYGTVVVPARPRKPQDKALVENQVKLIYQRAYARMRNQQYFSLQELNNALISYIGKHNQTRMQKRDYCRTEQFVSKEKPLLSSLPDQPFEIKYYRNYTVAQNGHVLMGIDQRHYSVPFEYIGQKAQLIYTDTIVNIFVQSKLVATHRRNKTGGYTTNKDHLCSQHQHYRSRSTDNYLKKASMCPELERMMEVIISKKQYPEQLFRSFDGLLNLMRSYPKEHFETAIRMAIEAEQYNYTFVQNVLRNKTYINSSPPPQTPLPQHENTRGKSYYN, encoded by the coding sequence ATGAGTAAATTACGCCAGATTATTCGGATGCTTCATCAGGGTCGCTCACAAAAGTCGATTCACCTAAGCACGCGGGTGAGCATCAACACCATCAAGGCTTATCGACGCAAGCTAAAAAAGTCAGGTAAGCCGATTGACTATTTTCTGAGTCAGGATGAATTATCGCTGAGTAAGTTCTTTTCTTCGGGCGATCCGGCCTATAAGGATATTCGTTATGAACAAATGAAGGAGCTTTTACCCAGTTTATCGCAAGAGCTTGGCAAGAAAGGGGTTACCAAGGGACTGCTTTGGCAGGAGTATATTGAAGGGCATCCTGATGGCTACAAATATTCGCAATTTTGCTTTCATCTCAGGCGTTATATGCGTCAGAAGCACCCCAATTTACCTCTGGATCACCTTCCGGCAGACAAGCTTTATATCGATTATGCAGGTGCAACTTTACCTTATATTGATGCCGAAACGGGTGAGGTGATCAACTGCCAGGTCTTTGTGGCCTGCCTTCCGTACTCGGATTATTGTTTTGCGATGGCCGTTCCGTCGCAGACGACCGATGACTTTATTTTTGCGCTAAAATGCTGTTTGGAGCATCTTGGGGGTGTTCCGAAGGCGCTTGTGCCGGACAATTTGAAAGCGGCAGTAGTTCAAACCAACCGTTATGAGCCCAAGATCAACAGGGTTTTGGAGGATTTTGCAAACCATTATGGGACCGTAGTGGTACCGGCACGTCCGAGGAAGCCACAGGACAAGGCTTTGGTCGAGAACCAGGTCAAGTTGATCTATCAACGAGCCTATGCCAGAATGCGTAATCAGCAATATTTCAGTCTTCAGGAGCTCAACAATGCCCTTATTTCTTACATCGGAAAACACAACCAAACGCGGATGCAGAAACGTGATTACTGCCGAACAGAGCAGTTTGTTTCCAAGGAAAAGCCACTACTTTCATCGCTTCCCGATCAGCCTTTCGAGATCAAATATTATCGAAATTACACTGTTGCGCAGAACGGACATGTGCTCATGGGCATCGATCAACGGCATTACAGCGTCCCTTTTGAATACATCGGGCAGAAGGCTCAGCTGATTTATACCGATACGATTGTCAATATTTTTGTCCAGTCCAAACTGGTTGCTACCCACCGAAGGAATAAAACCGGTGGTTACACAACCAACAAAGACCACCTGTGTTCGCAGCACCAACACTATCGATCCCGCAGTACGGATAACTACCTGAAAAAGGCCAGTATGTGCCCTGAGCTGGAACGGATGATGGAGGTGATAATCTCAAAAAAACAATATCCTGAGCAGCTTTTTAGGAGCTTTGACGGCTTACTCAACCTGATGCGATCCTACCCTAAAGAGCACTTCGAAACGGCCATTAGGATGGCTATTGAGGCAGAGCAATACAACTATACTTTTGTCCAGAATGTACTACGAAACAAAACCTATATCAACAGCAGTCCACCACCTCAAACCCCTTTGCCCCAACATGAAAACACCCGAGGAAAATCTTATTACAACTAA
- a CDS encoding leucine-rich repeat domain-containing protein has protein sequence MPPIIGNKILILLLLALCACTAKSPEKIKEEKMIEILNELQQKYGDGYNSIYHLNETGKYYIEFSRVKDDISNWNEILSGIDKNKVRFFDFDNHPEALHDLASLSEYPSLTGLSIGFCNLSHIPEKILAIPQLKELFLDGNPIQEFPMEIIQHLPQLTRLSFDETPIKVIPPEIGQLTHLKDLYLNKLQINSLPAEIGQLANLETLTLRETPIKTLPDELCKLKNLKILELNRSKIEALPENIGAVNLKEINLRETKQLTALPESFADLPLEYLYLDDSGIKKFPKRIGDMPTLRLVYLEGLGLEDKDFPVDILNNPNIERLVLRNNKLTSLPPNIGNLKKLDGLYLRQNAITHLPDEIGQCTKITSLDLQSNSLSSLPMSICNIERLESFYIQYNPLEWLPACIDDIWERSQSRYSYNPNCERR, from the coding sequence ATGCCTCCGATTATTGGAAATAAAATATTAATACTCTTGCTTTTGGCTTTATGTGCCTGTACCGCTAAAAGTCCTGAAAAAATCAAAGAAGAAAAAATGATTGAAATTCTTAATGAGCTCCAACAAAAATATGGCGATGGATATAATTCAATTTATCACCTTAATGAAACTGGAAAATATTATATTGAATTTAGCCGAGTGAAGGATGACATCTCAAATTGGAACGAAATTCTTTCGGGTATTGATAAAAATAAAGTCAGATTTTTTGATTTTGATAATCATCCCGAAGCACTTCACGATTTAGCTTCGCTCTCAGAATACCCTTCGTTAACAGGTTTAAGTATTGGGTTTTGTAATTTATCTCATATTCCGGAAAAGATATTAGCCATCCCCCAATTGAAAGAGCTTTTTTTGGATGGTAATCCTATTCAGGAATTTCCAATGGAAATCATTCAGCACCTTCCACAATTAACAAGGCTAAGTTTTGACGAAACACCCATCAAGGTCATCCCACCGGAAATTGGACAATTAACCCACTTGAAGGACTTGTATCTAAATAAATTACAGATCAATAGCCTGCCAGCGGAAATTGGACAATTGGCAAATTTAGAAACATTAACCCTACGTGAAACGCCAATCAAAACCTTACCTGATGAGCTCTGCAAGCTCAAAAACCTAAAAATATTAGAGCTAAACAGAAGTAAAATTGAGGCATTACCCGAAAATATTGGGGCAGTAAACTTGAAAGAGATAAATCTTCGAGAAACCAAACAGCTAACCGCTTTACCGGAAAGCTTTGCGGACCTTCCTTTAGAATACTTGTACTTAGACGATAGTGGCATCAAAAAATTTCCCAAGCGAATAGGTGATATGCCTACTTTAAGGTTGGTTTACCTCGAAGGCTTAGGTTTGGAAGATAAAGATTTCCCCGTTGATATACTGAATAACCCTAATATTGAGAGGTTGGTATTAAGAAATAATAAGTTAACATCCCTACCTCCTAATATTGGCAACCTCAAGAAGTTAGATGGTTTGTATCTCCGACAGAACGCCATTACCCACCTTCCCGATGAGATCGGTCAATGTACTAAAATTACCAGCTTAGACTTACAAAGTAACAGCCTGAGCAGTTTGCCAATGAGTATTTGCAATATTGAACGTTTGGAAAGTTTTTATATTCAATACAATCCCCTCGAATGGCTTCCAGCCTGCATAGACGACATTTGGGAAAGAAGTCAAAGTCGCTATAGTTACAACCCCAATTGCGAGCGCAGGTGA
- a CDS encoding WG repeat-containing protein has translation MNRYLFFLIFCINMITNAMAQTLNASVYRSESKYLANFELADDVLVPYRVGELFGYMNKDKELVIEPQWQDAFPFRHGVAAVGKHFYKKGAYEVDTTTLYALINTQGELLTDYSYHTIKPFDANGLGKAKHISGYWGALNTKGEEQIPMGFKRIYYQQTGIYKVKYDGKAGFIDKNAKVVFPIEYDDVSLCRDLDSYMVEKDGKQAYYDADFKPITGFDYKANRLDAGFMFGMARVHKGDQTMIINKKGEVLVNITEMGYESCSILAHDFISIDLAHPDPKDFIDQYKRFTGMMRASTKELIVDPKEMGYYSISTLYTEDVAPPLFIFINTDYMLGDSRRRIGLMDTEGKIILPADYYLIRSTYANNGIFLLDGEKGGVSSYLFNSITLKRTEPIPGWLFRLSMPFNTGLILLSYLVKHKDKEYYGLVDLEGKVIIPPKYDRFKGFDEQYFATEGIYHVVHHDQKFYIDAFGYEYKR, from the coding sequence ATGAATCGCTACCTATTTTTCCTTATTTTTTGTATCAATATGATCACCAACGCTATGGCACAAACGCTGAATGCTTCGGTTTACCGTTCGGAATCCAAATACCTTGCAAATTTTGAACTGGCCGATGATGTCTTGGTGCCTTACCGTGTGGGCGAGCTGTTTGGCTATATGAATAAAGATAAAGAGTTGGTGATTGAACCTCAATGGCAGGATGCCTTTCCCTTCCGACATGGAGTGGCGGCAGTGGGTAAACATTTCTATAAAAAAGGAGCATACGAAGTCGATACCACTACCCTTTATGCCCTGATCAATACCCAAGGGGAACTTTTGACGGATTATAGTTATCATACCATTAAGCCGTTTGATGCCAATGGATTAGGTAAAGCTAAACACATCAGTGGCTATTGGGGCGCCCTGAACACCAAGGGGGAAGAGCAGATTCCGATGGGTTTTAAGCGAATATATTATCAACAAACGGGGATTTACAAAGTCAAATACGATGGTAAGGCGGGCTTCATTGATAAAAATGCCAAGGTGGTTTTCCCTATTGAATATGATGATGTATCGCTTTGCCGTGATTTGGATAGCTATATGGTTGAAAAAGACGGCAAACAAGCCTATTATGATGCGGACTTTAAGCCTATCACGGGCTTTGACTATAAGGCCAATCGCTTAGATGCCGGCTTTATGTTTGGCATGGCACGTGTGCATAAAGGAGATCAAACTATGATCATCAATAAAAAAGGGGAGGTGTTGGTTAATATCACCGAAATGGGTTATGAGAGCTGCTCGATTTTAGCCCATGATTTCATTTCTATTGATTTAGCGCATCCTGATCCAAAAGATTTTATTGATCAGTATAAGAGGTTTACCGGAATGATGAGGGCATCTACCAAGGAGCTTATTGTTGACCCTAAAGAAATGGGATATTACTCTATTTCGACATTATATACCGAAGATGTAGCTCCTCCTCTTTTCATTTTCATTAATACCGATTATATGTTGGGTGATTCTCGTAGAAGAATTGGACTTATGGATACTGAAGGGAAGATTATCCTTCCTGCGGACTATTATTTAATTAGATCTACTTATGCAAATAATGGTATATTTTTATTAGATGGTGAAAAAGGAGGAGTATCATCTTATTTATTTAATAGTATTACTTTAAAAAGAACAGAACCAATACCTGGTTGGTTGTTTAGGTTGTCAATGCCCTTTAATACTGGTTTAATTTTACTTAGTTATCTGGTAAAACATAAAGACAAGGAATATTATGGATTAGTGGATCTTGAGGGAAAGGTAATTATACCTCCCAAATATGATCGTTTTAAAGGCTTTGATGAACAATATTTTGCAACAGAAGGCATTTACCATGTGGTACACCATGATCAAAAATTTTATATTGATGCTTTTGGCTATGAATACAAAAGGTAA
- a CDS encoding transposase: MEQSDDVVTISVDEKTGIQAKQNIKITTAKSGQVKRVDPEYKRNGTTCLIAGMNIMDGEVTKYQLGQTRNEEDFCKFIESIIDKYPNKKIVFVADQLNTHKSESLVKLIADKINYDSDLGKKGRCGILKTMKSRMEFLEDKDHKIRFQYTPKHCSWLNQIENWFGRLQKHVIRNGQFNSVANLERKITNYIEYYNERWKKPIEWCFGGF; encoded by the coding sequence TTGGAGCAATCAGACGACGTTGTGACTATTTCTGTGGATGAAAAGACGGGTATTCAAGCTAAACAAAACATAAAAATAACCACGGCGAAAAGCGGTCAAGTTAAGCGAGTAGACCCAGAATACAAGCGGAACGGAACGACCTGTTTAATCGCAGGCATGAATATAATGGACGGCGAGGTCACCAAATATCAACTTGGACAGACTCGGAATGAGGAGGATTTTTGTAAATTTATAGAGTCGATCATCGATAAATACCCTAACAAAAAAATCGTTTTTGTTGCAGACCAACTTAATACACATAAATCAGAGTCATTAGTCAAGCTCATTGCTGATAAAATAAATTATGACAGTGATTTAGGTAAGAAAGGCCGGTGTGGAATATTAAAGACGATGAAGTCTAGGATGGAATTTTTAGAGGATAAAGACCATAAAATCAGATTTCAATATACTCCAAAACATTGCTCTTGGTTGAACCAAATAGAGAATTGGTTTGGCCGCTTACAGAAGCATGTAATTCGCAATGGGCAATTTAACTCGGTTGCTAATTTGGAAAGAAAAATCACCAACTACATTGAGTATTACAATGAAAGATGGAAGAAGCCAATTGAATGGTGTTTTGGCGGATTTTAA